A region from the Cannabis sativa cultivar Pink pepper isolate KNU-18-1 chromosome 9, ASM2916894v1, whole genome shotgun sequence genome encodes:
- the LOC115723161 gene encoding protein tesmin/TSO1-like CXC 2 gives MEYNNNNKYRYGVMQAHEAPEITMNTPSSSIHPFPSQAYKAREITVDTPSSSIHYFSSQDLALQNFGLPTTSKSIGPGSDFSLERKGLLDQSNAEWSEILNFGESSTSLNGLDFNNNSLNVWGEISYNYSFGDGITKIDEQNILSSQNQYHHSEKESYGLPISQQTYEVESTRKEMNFEPRLKRQKFNSCKRCNCKKTECLNQYCVCFATGQYCLDPCNCENCFNKVAFSEKVEVARKMSLLKASTKRRGGCNCKTGCSKEYCICLKNKIGCSVETCKCIACQNIFGQRKGATKEGELQGSEPNMHFRFPIQQPLDNIISSSSINDS, from the exons ATACGGAGTAATGCAGGCGCATGAGGCACCGGAAATTACTATGAATACTCCATCTTCTTCCATCCATCCTTTCCCCTCTCAg GCGTATAAGGCACGAGAAATTACTGTGGACACTCCATCTTCTTCTATCCACTATTTCTCCTCTCAg GATCTAGCGTTGCAAAATTTTGGACTCCCTACAACAAGTAAATCAATCGGCCCTGGAAGTGACTTTTCCCTTGAAAG GAAAGGATTGTTAGATCAATCAAATGCTGAATGGtctgaaattttgaattttggaGAGTCAAGTACTTCTCTAAATGGGCTAGATTTCAATAACAATAGTTTAAATGTTTGGGGAGAAATTAGTTATAATTACTCTTTTGGTGATGGCATTACAAAgatagatgaacaaaatattcTATCATCACAAAATCAATATCACCACTCAGAGAAGGAGAGTTATGGCCTACCTATTTCACAACAGACATATGAGGTTGAATCTACACGAAAAGAAATGAATTTCGAACCTCGACTTAAAAG GCAAAAATTCAACTCATGCAAACGTTGTAACTGCAAGAAAACTGAATGTTTGAATCA GTACTGTGTTTGTTTTGCTACTGGTCAGTACTGTTTGGACCCTTGCAATTGTGAGAATTGTTTTAATAAAGTTGCTTTTTCAGAGAAGGTTGAGGTGGCACGAAAGATG AGCCTACTAAAAGCATCAACTAAACGTAGAGGAGGCTGTAATTGTAAAACAGGCTGCTCTAAAGAATATTGTATATGTTTGAAG AACAAGATTGGATGTTCTGTTGAGACATGCAAATGCATCGCCTGCCAAAACATATTTGGTCAAAGAAAAG GAGCAACAAAAGAAGGAGAATTACAAGGGTCAGAACCAAATATGCACTTTAG ATTTCCAATCCAACAACCACTTGATAACATTATATCTTCATCATCAATAAACGATTCTTGA